Proteins from a single region of Streptomyces spectabilis:
- a CDS encoding TrmH family RNA methyltransferase — protein sequence MADLSSIETIEDPDDPRLRDYTGLTDVELRRKREPAEGLFIAEGEKVIRRAKLAGYEMRSMLLSAKWVDVMRDVIDEVPAPVYAVSPELAERVTGYHVHRGALASMQRKPLPTADELLRTHRRVVVMEAVNDHTNIGAIFRSAAALGMDAVLLSPDCADPLYRRSVKVSMGAVFSVPYARLDSWPKGLEGVRDAGYNLLALTPDEKARTLDEAAPHRMERVALMLGAEGEGLSRQALVAADEWVRIPMAHGVDSLNVGAAAAVAFYAVATGRPAS from the coding sequence GTGGCCGATCTCAGCAGCATCGAAACCATCGAGGACCCGGACGACCCGCGCCTGCGCGACTACACCGGCCTGACCGACGTCGAGCTGCGCCGCAAGCGCGAGCCCGCCGAGGGCCTGTTCATCGCCGAGGGCGAGAAGGTCATCCGGCGCGCCAAGCTCGCCGGCTACGAGATGCGCTCGATGCTGCTCTCCGCCAAGTGGGTCGACGTCATGCGCGACGTCATCGACGAGGTGCCCGCCCCGGTCTACGCGGTCAGCCCCGAGCTCGCCGAGCGCGTCACCGGCTACCACGTGCACCGCGGCGCCCTCGCCTCCATGCAGCGCAAGCCGCTGCCCACCGCCGACGAGCTCCTGCGGACCCACCGCCGCGTGGTGGTCATGGAAGCCGTCAACGACCACACGAACATCGGCGCGATCTTTCGGTCGGCCGCGGCCCTCGGCATGGACGCCGTCCTGCTCTCCCCGGACTGCGCCGACCCCCTCTACCGCCGCTCCGTGAAGGTCTCCATGGGCGCGGTCTTCTCCGTGCCGTACGCCCGTCTGGACTCCTGGCCCAAGGGCCTGGAAGGGGTGCGCGACGCGGGCTACAACCTGCTCGCCCTGACCCCCGACGAGAAGGCCAGGACCCTCGACGAGGCCGCCCCCCACCGCATGGAGCGCGTCGCCCTGATGCTCGGCGCGGAGGGCGAGGGACTGTCCCGGCAGGCCCTGGTCGCCGCCGACGAATGGGTGCGCATCCCGATGGCGCACGGCGTCGACTCGCTGAACGTGGGCGCGGCGGCGGCCGTGGCCTTCTACGCCGTGGCGACGGGCCGCCCCGCGTCCTGA